One region of Brachybacterium saurashtrense genomic DNA includes:
- a CDS encoding Gfo/Idh/MocA family protein, whose product MTRPPHGVGFIGAGAVTQAIHLPTLARLRDRLAIRRVFDVDHGVARSVADRVGAAPSSDLEEFLASAGLDVIAICSPDRLHAEHALAAITAGAKVVLCEKPLATTVEDAQRIAEAAREAGTALIVGAMHTFDESWTTVREELTAGSSSQRFVRSSIVLPPNERFEDFATEVEGHRVSPGPAHAPQSAAEHGELLRRMILGLSIHDLPLVRQLVEDAEAVTVLDARALQPFGYQVLATAGRTRLEVHASMGQPWRPDWRLEVLGEDVQASIVFTPSYVHAGSGVSRVTRGETTAVHGPFPANGYEAEWRSIAKVLEGTGTAPRLEDLVDDLRFALTLADGVRDLITQQHEESAA is encoded by the coding sequence GTGACTCGACCCCCGCACGGCGTCGGCTTCATCGGAGCCGGTGCCGTCACCCAAGCCATCCATCTCCCCACGCTGGCGCGCCTGCGTGACCGCCTCGCCATCAGGCGGGTTTTCGACGTCGACCACGGGGTGGCTCGCAGCGTCGCCGACCGCGTCGGCGCGGCACCTTCCTCGGACCTCGAGGAGTTCCTCGCCTCCGCCGGGCTCGACGTCATCGCCATCTGCTCCCCCGACCGTCTCCACGCCGAGCACGCGCTCGCGGCGATCACCGCCGGGGCGAAGGTCGTGCTGTGCGAGAAGCCCCTGGCGACGACGGTGGAGGACGCGCAGCGGATCGCCGAAGCCGCTCGCGAGGCCGGCACCGCGCTCATCGTCGGGGCGATGCACACCTTCGACGAGTCCTGGACGACGGTGCGAGAGGAGCTCACGGCAGGAAGCTCCTCTCAGCGCTTCGTCCGCTCCTCGATCGTGCTGCCCCCGAACGAGCGTTTCGAGGACTTCGCCACCGAGGTCGAGGGCCACCGCGTGTCACCCGGCCCCGCGCACGCTCCGCAGAGCGCGGCCGAGCACGGCGAGTTGCTGCGCCGGATGATCCTCGGCCTGTCGATCCATGACCTCCCCCTCGTGCGGCAGCTCGTCGAGGACGCCGAGGCGGTCACCGTCCTCGACGCCCGCGCGCTGCAGCCCTTCGGCTACCAGGTCCTCGCCACCGCCGGGCGCACCCGCCTCGAGGTGCACGCCTCGATGGGTCAGCCCTGGCGTCCTGACTGGCGACTGGAGGTCCTCGGCGAGGACGTGCAGGCCAGCATCGTCTTCACCCCTTCGTACGTCCATGCCGGCTCGGGCGTCTCCAGGGTCACCCGTGGCGAGACCACCGCCGTGCACGGACCGTTCCCGGCGAACGGCTACGAGGCCGAGTGGCGCTCGATCGCCAAGGTCCTCGAAGGGACCGGTACCGCGCCGCGCCTCGAGGACCTGGTCGACGACCTGCGTTTCGCCCTCACGCTCGCCGACGGCGTCCGCGACCTCATCACCCAGCAGCACGAGGAGTCCGCCGCATGA
- a CDS encoding TetR/AcrR family transcriptional regulator → MDEAVRVFGSSGYNGGSLRSIAERVGVSPGTINRHFASKEDLLNAVLERWSEDVATAIDESSQVGISVLHALRAGMAYHEEHPHLLSLFLLTATEAGAGDHPGRPFMRTRYSDLLGRYEESLRRAVQDGEIAPLDEASIAFEARAIVAFADGIEIQYLLAPDFSLVGAFDDYWERCLQRWGARHTA, encoded by the coding sequence GTGGACGAGGCCGTGAGGGTGTTCGGCTCCTCTGGCTACAACGGCGGATCGCTGCGCTCGATCGCGGAGCGGGTGGGGGTCTCTCCCGGGACGATCAATCGCCATTTCGCAAGCAAGGAGGACCTCCTGAACGCGGTTCTCGAGCGATGGTCGGAGGATGTCGCCACCGCCATCGACGAGTCCTCCCAGGTGGGGATCTCCGTCCTGCACGCGCTCCGTGCAGGGATGGCGTACCACGAGGAGCACCCTCACCTCCTGAGCCTTTTCCTGCTGACCGCCACCGAGGCCGGGGCGGGGGATCACCCGGGACGGCCGTTCATGCGCACCCGCTACTCGGACCTCCTCGGGCGCTACGAGGAGAGCCTCCGCCGTGCCGTCCAGGACGGGGAGATCGCACCGTTGGACGAGGCGTCCATCGCCTTCGAGGCACGGGCGATCGTCGCCTTCGCGGACGGCATCGAGATCCAGTACCTGCTCGCTCCCGACTTCTCGCTCGTCGGCGCCTTCGACGACTACTGGGAGCGCTGTCTCCAGCGCTGGGGTGCCCGCCACACCGCCTGA
- a CDS encoding CsbD family protein: protein MSADEKFENAKDSLSGKAKEGLGKATGDTETEAEGRAQQGKAAAKDALQDARDTVKGAAKGLRGDESTG from the coding sequence ATGAGCGCCGACGAGAAGTTCGAGAACGCGAAGGATTCGCTGAGCGGCAAGGCCAAGGAGGGCCTGGGCAAGGCCACCGGCGACACGGAGACCGAGGCCGAGGGCCGGGCCCAGCAGGGCAAGGCCGCCGCGAAGGACGCGCTGCAGGACGCCCGCGACACCGTGAAGGGGGCGGCGAAGGGCCTGCGCGGGGACGAGTCCACGGGCTGA